A genomic stretch from Limnobacter thiooxidans includes:
- a CDS encoding efflux RND transporter permease subunit codes for MKKINLSRWALENQPLVRYLLAVFIFAGVAAFFSLGQEEDPPFVFRGMVVRAYWPGATAMQMGQQVADPIEKVIQEIPYAYKIRSYSKPGETVIFLQVDDTAPPQQVSDIWYTTRKRIGDMAYTLPRGVAGPFFNDEFGDTFGVLLAFSADGFKYAELKDFVLQVRQEMLKVPDVAKVQLFGVQPEKVFIDVSHTRIAKLGISAQEVFNQINSQNAVASQGVLSLENQKVWSRVQGQFESIEDIANTPIRAGNNTLLLKDIASVYRGYQDPPISKMRFNGKEVIGLGISMVNGGDIIRLGEEIAKVERRILSELPVGIELQRVADQPESVRTSVSEFVKVLIEAIVIVLVVSFLSLGLHSKPFRVDTRPGLVVALTIPLVLALTFLAMSFFNINLHKISLGALIIALGLLVDDAIIAVEMMVRKLEEGYSRFDAAIFAYDSTAIPMLTGTLITAAGFLPIALAQSAAGEYTYSIFAVTALALILSWFVAVIFVPYIGYWLLKKPKDGEGHAEVFDTPFYQRFRQWIEVCVNHRWITITVTVIAFLGGGYSFKFIEQQFFPDSNRLEIMVNLWLPEGTAFEETERQAIELEKWLGQQPEVSGYASFVGDGAPRFYLSLDQKFVQSNLAELIVIPKTFEDREALRIKLKNHLETSFPDIRPRITLLPNGPPVTYPVQFVVQGPDPRVVRVVADKVKQAVAASEYTRGTHDNWNENIKVMKVAVDQARARALGVSSQSIAESSQVILSGATIGQYRENNRLIDIVFRNPESERDTLAKLMNANVPTASGAYVPLSQVGRVDMGFEPGVIWREGGEFAITVKADVVSGIQGTTVALAMDRALDPLREGLPLGVSVHLDGLAADSGKAQESIMANVPLMLFIVLTLLMLQLKSFGRTLLVYFTGPLGIIGAALALIITARPFGFVAQLGVIALFGMIIRNSVILVDQIEQDRAAGVDPFEAIIGSTIRRSRPILLTAAAAVLAMIPLMRSQFWGPMAVAIMGGLIVATLLTLFFLPALYAAAYKIRKPG; via the coding sequence ATGAAAAAAATCAATCTTTCTCGTTGGGCGCTTGAGAACCAGCCTTTGGTTCGCTACCTGTTGGCTGTGTTCATTTTTGCTGGCGTTGCTGCATTTTTCTCGCTGGGACAAGAGGAAGATCCCCCCTTCGTGTTTCGTGGCATGGTTGTTCGCGCCTACTGGCCGGGCGCTACCGCCATGCAAATGGGGCAGCAGGTTGCCGATCCTATCGAGAAGGTGATTCAGGAAATCCCTTACGCCTATAAAATCCGCTCCTATTCCAAGCCGGGCGAAACCGTCATCTTTCTGCAGGTCGACGACACGGCTCCGCCCCAGCAGGTCTCTGACATTTGGTACACCACGCGCAAGCGAATCGGCGACATGGCCTACACCTTGCCAAGGGGTGTGGCGGGTCCGTTTTTCAATGACGAGTTTGGTGACACGTTTGGTGTACTGCTGGCATTTTCTGCGGACGGATTCAAATACGCAGAGTTGAAAGACTTTGTACTTCAAGTGCGTCAGGAAATGCTGAAAGTGCCTGATGTCGCCAAGGTGCAGTTGTTCGGCGTGCAGCCTGAAAAAGTTTTTATCGACGTGTCGCACACCAGAATCGCCAAACTGGGAATTTCAGCGCAAGAAGTATTCAATCAGATCAACAGCCAAAATGCAGTTGCATCCCAAGGTGTATTAAGTCTGGAAAACCAGAAAGTCTGGTCGAGGGTACAGGGTCAGTTCGAGTCGATCGAAGACATTGCCAACACCCCGATTAGGGCCGGCAACAACACCCTCTTGCTCAAGGACATCGCCAGTGTGTACCGGGGCTACCAAGACCCCCCCATTTCGAAAATGCGCTTCAATGGAAAAGAGGTCATTGGGCTGGGCATTTCCATGGTGAATGGTGGCGATATCATTCGCTTGGGTGAAGAAATTGCAAAGGTTGAGCGCCGCATTCTGTCCGAGTTGCCGGTGGGTATTGAATTGCAGCGCGTGGCAGATCAGCCCGAGTCGGTCCGCACATCGGTCAGTGAGTTCGTCAAGGTGTTGATCGAAGCCATCGTTATCGTGCTGGTGGTCAGTTTTCTCAGCCTGGGTTTGCACAGCAAGCCGTTTCGCGTGGACACGCGTCCGGGCCTGGTGGTTGCGCTGACCATTCCGCTTGTCTTGGCGCTGACGTTTTTGGCCATGTCATTTTTCAACATCAACCTGCACAAGATTTCGCTGGGCGCGCTGATCATTGCCTTGGGGCTCTTGGTGGATGACGCAATCATCGCAGTTGAAATGATGGTTCGCAAGCTGGAAGAGGGCTATTCTCGTTTTGATGCTGCCATATTCGCCTACGACTCAACAGCCATTCCCATGCTGACAGGCACGCTGATTACGGCCGCCGGCTTTTTGCCGATTGCGCTGGCCCAGTCGGCCGCAGGCGAATACACCTACTCCATTTTCGCAGTCACTGCGCTGGCCTTGATTTTGTCCTGGTTCGTGGCTGTTATCTTCGTGCCTTACATTGGTTATTGGCTGTTGAAAAAGCCCAAGGATGGCGAGGGCCATGCCGAGGTGTTTGACACACCGTTTTACCAGCGTTTTCGCCAGTGGATTGAAGTGTGTGTCAATCACCGCTGGATCACCATCACTGTCACTGTGATCGCCTTCCTGGGCGGGGGTTATTCCTTCAAGTTCATTGAGCAGCAGTTTTTCCCGGACTCAAACCGGCTGGAAATCATGGTGAATCTCTGGTTGCCTGAAGGCACCGCATTTGAGGAAACCGAGCGGCAAGCAATCGAGCTGGAAAAGTGGTTGGGCCAGCAGCCCGAGGTGTCCGGGTATGCCAGCTTTGTGGGTGATGGTGCGCCACGTTTTTACCTGTCTCTGGATCAAAAGTTTGTTCAAAGCAACCTGGCCGAACTGATCGTGATTCCGAAAACATTCGAGGATCGCGAAGCACTGCGCATCAAGCTCAAAAACCACCTTGAAACCAGCTTCCCAGATATTCGTCCGCGAATTACCCTGTTGCCCAACGGCCCGCCAGTGACCTATCCGGTTCAATTTGTGGTGCAGGGGCCTGATCCCCGCGTAGTACGCGTGGTGGCCGACAAAGTGAAGCAGGCGGTGGCTGCCAGCGAATACACCAGGGGCACTCACGACAACTGGAACGAAAACATCAAGGTCATGAAAGTGGCCGTGGACCAGGCCCGGGCACGCGCCTTGGGGGTCAGCAGCCAAAGCATTGCGGAATCTTCGCAGGTGATACTTTCCGGCGCCACCATTGGGCAGTATCGGGAAAACAACCGATTGATCGACATCGTGTTCCGCAACCCTGAAAGCGAACGGGACACCTTGGCCAAATTGATGAACGCGAATGTACCCACGGCCAGCGGAGCCTACGTGCCTTTGTCACAGGTGGGGCGGGTTGACATGGGGTTCGAGCCCGGCGTCATCTGGCGTGAGGGTGGAGAATTTGCCATCACCGTGAAAGCGGATGTGGTGTCGGGTATTCAAGGTACCACCGTGGCGCTGGCCATGGACAGGGCGCTTGACCCGCTTCGTGAAGGTTTGCCCTTGGGGGTCAGCGTGCACCTGGACGGCTTGGCCGCCGATTCCGGCAAAGCGCAGGAATCGATCATGGCCAACGTGCCCTTGATGCTGTTCATCGTGTTGACCTTGCTGATGTTGCAGCTGAAAAGCTTCGGTCGAACCTTGCTGGTTTACTTCACAGGCCCGTTGGGAATTATTGGTGCCGCGCTGGCCTTGATCATCACCGCGCGTCCGTTTGGTTTCGTGGCACAGCTTGGTGTGATTGCCCTGTTTGGCATGATCATCCGAAATTCTGTGATTCTGGTGGACCAGATTGAGCAGGACCGCGCCGCGGGTGTAGACCCGTTTGAAGCCATCATCGGGTCTACCATTCGCCGTTCTAGACCCATTTTGCTGACCGCTGCTGCTGCTGTGCTGGCCATGATTCCGCTTATGCGCTCGCAGTTCTGGGGTCCCATGGCGGTTGCCATCATGGGCGGCCTGATTGTGGCCACCCTGTTGACCCTGTTTTTCCTGCCCGCCTTGTATGCAGCGGCTTACAAGATCAGAAAACCCGGCTAA
- a CDS encoding efflux RND transporter periplasmic adaptor subunit, with protein MSKSRLLLPIVGLSFVSLLMSACSRPEIDTSEVIRPVRVVELQSSGNTSEESFPGQIEPRLQASLSFQVGGKLINRLVDVGDRVKKDQVLAKLDPQDLSLALQAAQALFDAANMEYVQLKTDLERAKTLKQKNFISQAELDRKQLAQDAAASRLTQARAQLGSQSNQKQYGDLRAPNDGVVSKVYAEAGQVLAAGQPVVQWANENEVQVSMAVPERRVADIQVGQGAQVQLWSGAEVLSARVREVSPLADPVTRTFAVLLDVSDPKKVSRFGMSATVVFRKAAEANVFKLPISSLVAEHSGAFVWVFDEAKGIVSKRIVKPYDVSESSFLVKDGLNNGELIVTAGTHVLNEGQKVRRFVETGDLSQ; from the coding sequence ATGTCAAAAAGCCGTCTGTTATTGCCCATCGTCGGGCTCTCGTTTGTGTCGCTCTTGATGTCGGCATGCTCGCGCCCGGAAATTGATACCAGCGAAGTGATTCGGCCTGTTCGGGTTGTAGAGCTGCAATCCAGCGGCAACACCTCCGAAGAAAGTTTTCCTGGGCAGATTGAGCCACGGTTGCAAGCGAGTCTGAGTTTTCAGGTGGGCGGAAAATTGATCAACAGACTGGTGGATGTGGGCGACCGTGTCAAAAAAGACCAGGTACTTGCAAAACTCGACCCCCAGGATTTGAGCCTTGCCCTGCAAGCGGCTCAAGCCCTGTTTGACGCGGCAAACATGGAATATGTTCAGCTGAAGACCGACCTGGAGCGCGCCAAAACGTTGAAGCAGAAAAACTTCATCAGCCAGGCTGAGCTTGATAGAAAACAACTGGCCCAAGATGCTGCAGCCAGCCGCTTGACACAGGCGCGTGCACAACTGGGCTCACAGTCCAATCAAAAGCAGTATGGCGACCTGCGTGCCCCCAATGATGGCGTGGTGTCCAAGGTATACGCCGAGGCCGGACAGGTGTTGGCCGCAGGTCAGCCTGTGGTGCAGTGGGCCAACGAGAATGAGGTACAGGTCAGCATGGCAGTACCTGAAAGACGCGTAGCGGACATTCAGGTGGGGCAGGGCGCGCAAGTTCAGTTGTGGTCAGGTGCGGAAGTGCTGTCTGCCCGCGTGCGTGAAGTGTCTCCGTTGGCCGACCCCGTGACACGAACTTTCGCAGTGTTGCTTGATGTGTCAGATCCCAAAAAGGTGTCCCGGTTTGGCATGAGCGCCACCGTTGTTTTCCGGAAAGCAGCCGAAGCCAATGTTTTCAAACTACCGATTTCATCCTTGGTGGCCGAGCATTCCGGTGCCTTCGTCTGGGTTTTTGACGAAGCAAAGGGTATTGTTTCCAAACGTATTGTCAAACCCTACGACGTGTCAGAAAGTAGTTTTCTGGTCAAGGATGGGTTGAACAACGGGGAGTTGATAGTAACAGCGGGCACCCACGTGCTCAACGAAGGACAGAAAGTGCGCCGTTTCGTTGAAACAGGCGATTTGTCGCAATGA
- the radA gene encoding DNA repair protein RadA, giving the protein MAKSKSQYQCTECGSVFPKWQGQCTDCNSWNTLVESAVTATAPPKPSRFAALAAQSNTVIKLADIQAQDHPRFSSGVPEFDRVLGGGMVPGMVVLLGGDPGIGKSTLLLQSMVTLAKTTSALYVSGEESAGQIALRAQRLGLEHANLSVLTEIQLEQIVAQLEILKPQVLVIDSIQTLYTSELSAAPGSVSQVRECASQLTRLAKALGITTILVGHVTKEGTLAGPRVLEHIVDTVLYFEGDSQSSFRLVRAFKNRFGAVNELGVFAMTDRGLKGVNNPSALFLSQQAEWVAGSCVMCTQEGARPLLVEIQALVDASHSPAPRRLSVGLEQNRLAMLLAVMHRHAGLQFFDQDIFINAVGGVRISEPAADLAIVLAMVSSLRNKRLPKELVVFGEIGLSGELRPAPRGQERLREAAKLGFTHAIVPASNAPKQPIDGIEVIGVDRVEKALAALRDKLDCF; this is encoded by the coding sequence TTGGCCAAAAGTAAAAGTCAATATCAATGCACCGAGTGTGGTTCCGTATTCCCCAAATGGCAGGGGCAATGTACCGATTGCAACAGCTGGAACACACTGGTTGAATCGGCTGTAACGGCCACTGCACCACCTAAGCCCAGCCGGTTTGCTGCACTTGCCGCGCAAAGCAACACCGTCATCAAGCTTGCTGATATTCAGGCTCAGGACCACCCGCGATTCAGTAGCGGTGTGCCGGAGTTTGATCGCGTGTTGGGTGGGGGCATGGTACCCGGCATGGTGGTGTTGCTGGGTGGCGATCCTGGTATTGGTAAATCAACCTTGCTGCTGCAGTCCATGGTCACCTTGGCCAAAACCACCTCGGCCCTGTATGTCAGCGGTGAAGAGTCTGCAGGTCAAATTGCATTGCGCGCGCAACGATTGGGTCTGGAGCACGCCAACCTCAGTGTGTTAACGGAAATACAACTGGAGCAGATCGTTGCTCAGCTTGAAATACTGAAACCCCAGGTCCTGGTGATCGATTCGATCCAGACCCTTTACACCAGTGAATTAAGCGCAGCCCCAGGTTCCGTCAGTCAGGTTCGCGAGTGTGCAAGCCAGTTGACCCGCCTGGCCAAAGCCTTGGGAATCACCACCATTCTGGTCGGCCATGTCACCAAAGAAGGTACTTTGGCTGGCCCCCGTGTTCTCGAACACATTGTGGACACCGTCTTGTATTTTGAGGGCGACTCGCAGTCGTCTTTCCGCCTGGTTCGAGCATTCAAGAACCGTTTTGGCGCCGTAAATGAACTGGGTGTCTTTGCCATGACAGACCGGGGTTTGAAAGGGGTCAACAATCCGTCCGCCTTGTTTTTGTCTCAACAGGCTGAATGGGTTGCGGGCTCCTGTGTCATGTGTACGCAGGAAGGGGCACGACCTTTGTTGGTCGAAATTCAGGCCCTGGTCGACGCGTCCCATTCGCCTGCACCCCGGCGTTTGTCAGTGGGGCTTGAACAAAACCGCCTGGCCATGTTGCTGGCCGTGATGCATCGGCATGCGGGTTTGCAGTTCTTTGACCAGGACATTTTCATCAATGCGGTGGGCGGGGTTCGAATTTCGGAACCTGCGGCTGACTTGGCGATTGTGTTGGCCATGGTGTCCTCCCTGCGGAACAAGCGTTTGCCCAAAGAGCTGGTGGTTTTTGGTGAAATTGGCTTGTCAGGTGAGTTGCGTCCTGCACCCCGCGGGCAGGAACGTTTGAGGGAAGCGGCCAAGTTGGGTTTTACCCATGCCATCGTTCCGGCCAGCAATGCACCCAAGCAGCCCATCGACGGCATTGAAGTCATCGGTGTGGATCGGGTTGAGAAAGCGCTTGCCGCACTGAGAGACAAGCTGGATTGTTTTTGA
- the alr gene encoding alanine racemase, whose translation MPRPIRAVVDPAAISANIIKIKQLLKGVAVMPVVKANAYGHGLGRVFPGFQNADALAILEIEGAAMLRASGWTKPIVLLEGCFDDADLNRAIELQCDWVVHNIDQLHDLEKLASKPLGYKPRIYLKLNTGMNRLGFQPTDGAAAIAWLDQFATRNAWSSPVLMTHFANADEAEPRDRRPLAEAQHQQLTQLKPAHWQSSLANSAGILNFPELAGDIVRPGIAIYGASPGPHTAASYGLKPAMTLSSEIIAIQSVKKGERVGYGSRWQATEDGRIGVVACGYADGYPRHAPDGTPVWIEGRIASVAGRVSMDMMTIDLSNIPEAKVGSTVELWGDNVPVDLVADHCGTIGYELLCAIAPRVPFHTVVQP comes from the coding sequence ATGCCGAGACCCATTCGAGCAGTGGTCGATCCCGCTGCAATTTCAGCCAATATCATTAAAATCAAGCAGTTGCTGAAGGGTGTGGCTGTCATGCCTGTGGTGAAGGCAAACGCCTACGGGCATGGGTTGGGGCGGGTTTTCCCCGGTTTTCAAAATGCAGATGCTTTGGCGATTCTGGAGATAGAAGGCGCAGCGATGCTGCGGGCCTCTGGTTGGACAAAGCCGATCGTTTTGCTGGAAGGCTGCTTTGATGACGCCGATTTGAACCGGGCCATTGAATTGCAATGCGACTGGGTCGTTCACAACATCGACCAGTTGCACGACCTTGAAAAGCTGGCAAGCAAACCCCTTGGCTACAAACCCAGGATTTACTTGAAATTGAACACGGGCATGAACCGGCTGGGTTTTCAGCCCACCGATGGGGCAGCCGCCATTGCCTGGCTGGATCAGTTCGCCACAAGAAATGCCTGGTCTTCACCGGTTCTAATGACTCATTTTGCGAATGCAGACGAAGCCGAGCCGCGCGATCGCAGGCCACTGGCCGAAGCGCAGCACCAGCAACTGACACAGTTAAAGCCAGCACACTGGCAAAGCAGCCTGGCAAATTCGGCCGGTATATTGAATTTCCCTGAACTGGCTGGCGACATCGTTCGGCCCGGTATTGCCATTTATGGCGCCTCGCCGGGCCCCCACACAGCCGCCAGCTACGGTTTGAAGCCGGCCATGACCCTGAGCAGCGAGATCATTGCAATTCAGTCAGTGAAAAAAGGCGAACGGGTCGGCTACGGTTCCCGTTGGCAGGCCACTGAAGATGGTCGAATTGGTGTTGTGGCCTGTGGTTATGCAGATGGTTATCCAAGGCATGCGCCGGATGGAACACCCGTGTGGATAGAAGGGCGCATTGCATCGGTGGCTGGCCGGGTTTCCATGGACATGATGACCATTGATCTCAGCAATATTCCAGAAGCGAAAGTGGGCAGCACCGTCGAGTTGTGGGGCGATAATGTTCCAGTTGATTTGGTGGCTGACCACTGTGGCACCATTGGCTATGAACTGTTGTGTGCAATTGCCCCACGCGTGCCGTTTCACACTGTAGTACAGCCCTGA
- the lplT gene encoding lysophospholipid transporter LplT, translating to MKPGFYTIMAAQFFSSLADNALLIAAIALLFQIQSPDWMTPLLKLFFVVSYVLLAPFVGGFADTLPKGKVMMITNFIKVIGCLMMFFGIHPLISYAVVGLGAAAYSPAKYGILTELLPHDRLVEANGWIEGLTVTSIILGTVLGGVLIAPGTSEYLLQLHIPGVTENMDTPAEAAIFVITAGYLIAAIFNFKIPDTGARYEPQMSHPAIMTRKFYGCVKQLWNDKLGQISLAVTTLFWGAGATLQFIVLKWAEVALGLPLDKGAILQGVCAFGVAAGAVAAAKMIPLKKSMLVLPMGILMGLVCMTMVMVNNQGMAYLLITLIGALSGFFVVPMNALLQHRGHVLMSAGRSIAIQNFNENISVLTMLSIYALLISFDVHVNTVILMFGGFVMCTMSLVILWHRRNQRLYNVEARIGEDRPVGLPH from the coding sequence ATGAAACCCGGCTTTTACACCATCATGGCGGCGCAGTTTTTCTCGTCGCTCGCAGACAACGCACTCTTGATTGCGGCCATTGCATTGCTATTTCAGATCCAGTCGCCCGACTGGATGACACCCCTGTTGAAACTGTTTTTTGTGGTGTCCTACGTGCTGCTTGCGCCGTTTGTAGGCGGATTTGCCGATACCTTGCCCAAGGGCAAGGTGATGATGATTACCAACTTCATCAAGGTCATCGGTTGTTTGATGATGTTCTTTGGCATTCACCCACTGATCTCCTACGCAGTAGTGGGCTTGGGTGCAGCGGCTTACTCGCCAGCAAAGTACGGCATTCTCACTGAGCTTCTCCCGCATGACAGGCTTGTTGAAGCCAACGGCTGGATTGAAGGCCTCACCGTTACCTCCATTATTCTGGGTACTGTGCTGGGGGGCGTTCTGATTGCGCCGGGTACCAGTGAGTACCTGCTGCAACTCCACATTCCCGGTGTGACCGAAAACATGGACACGCCTGCAGAAGCAGCGATATTCGTGATCACAGCGGGCTACCTCATTGCCGCCATATTCAACTTCAAAATTCCAGACACGGGTGCGCGTTACGAACCCCAGATGAGCCACCCGGCGATCATGACCCGCAAATTTTACGGCTGCGTCAAGCAACTTTGGAATGACAAGCTGGGACAGATTTCACTGGCGGTCACCACGCTGTTTTGGGGTGCTGGTGCAACCCTTCAGTTCATCGTACTGAAATGGGCCGAAGTTGCTTTGGGCTTGCCTTTGGACAAGGGTGCAATTTTGCAGGGTGTGTGTGCTTTCGGTGTGGCCGCAGGTGCAGTGGCTGCTGCAAAAATGATTCCGTTGAAAAAATCCATGCTGGTTTTGCCAATGGGCATTTTGATGGGCCTGGTGTGCATGACCATGGTGATGGTCAACAACCAGGGCATGGCTTATCTGCTCATTACGCTGATCGGAGCTTTGAGTGGCTTCTTTGTGGTGCCAATGAATGCGTTGCTGCAACACCGAGGCCATGTGTTAATGAGCGCGGGTCGTTCAATTGCCATTCAGAATTTCAACGAGAACATTTCCGTGCTGACCATGTTGAGCATTTATGCCTTGCTGATCAGCTTCGATGTGCATGTCAACACGGTGATCCTGATGTTCGGCGGCTTCGTGATGTGCACCATGTCCCTCGTTATTCTGTGGCACCGCCGCAATCAGCGCTTGTACAACGTGGAAGCTCGCATTGGCGAAGACCGGCCTGTGGGCCTACCCCACTGA
- a CDS encoding uracil-DNA glycosylase: MTKSNSKAELFHAMGLGPVWELKNLANTKAGEAVVPQAASSDLPSLDQLRSTVAACRACGLCETRTQTVFSDGVPYAPLMVVGEAPGAEEDASGLPFVGRAGQLLDRMLTAVGANRASDVYIANVLKCRPPGNRNPEVAEIEKCSPFVFQQIAVSQPKVLLLVGRFAIQTLLGSKKSVGELRGQLHHVTVQGRDIPAVVTYHPAYLLRRPEEKAKVWDDLLLLKQQDFTQGSA, encoded by the coding sequence GTGACCAAGTCAAACAGCAAGGCTGAATTGTTCCATGCCATGGGATTGGGGCCGGTTTGGGAACTGAAAAACCTAGCTAACACAAAGGCGGGTGAAGCCGTTGTGCCGCAGGCTGCAAGCAGCGATTTGCCCAGCCTGGATCAATTGCGTTCTACCGTAGCTGCGTGCAGGGCCTGTGGCCTGTGTGAAACCCGAACCCAAACTGTGTTTTCCGATGGTGTACCCTATGCGCCCTTGATGGTGGTGGGTGAAGCGCCCGGTGCGGAAGAAGATGCGTCTGGTCTACCCTTTGTCGGGCGAGCAGGGCAGTTGCTGGACCGTATGCTGACAGCCGTGGGCGCAAACCGAGCCAGCGATGTGTACATTGCGAATGTGTTGAAGTGTCGACCTCCCGGAAACAGAAACCCCGAAGTGGCTGAAATAGAGAAATGTTCCCCTTTTGTTTTCCAGCAGATTGCAGTGAGCCAGCCCAAAGTGTTGTTGCTGGTCGGCCGGTTTGCAATTCAAACCCTGTTGGGAAGTAAAAAATCAGTTGGGGAGTTGCGGGGGCAGTTACATCATGTCACTGTTCAGGGGCGCGACATTCCCGCAGTGGTGACCTATCACCCAGCCTATCTGCTCAGGCGACCCGAAGAAAAGGCCAAAGTGTGGGATGACCTGTTGCTGCTCAAGCAACAGGATTTTACTCAGGGCAGTGCTTGA
- the rimI gene encoding ribosomal protein S18-alanine N-acetyltransferase: MALFSIRPMTEADVPAVILVENQIYEFPWSAKNFLDSLRAGYHMNCMWLDDQLAGYIVMMHVVDEFHLLNLSIRLDLQGLGHGKHLLQWGMTQARMIGATGMLLEVRPSNTTAKTLYDKEGFKLIGARKNYYPSHLGREDALVMFKRFAGVQE; encoded by the coding sequence ATGGCGTTGTTTAGCATTCGACCCATGACCGAGGCCGATGTGCCAGCAGTCATTCTGGTGGAAAACCAGATCTATGAGTTTCCCTGGTCGGCGAAGAATTTTCTGGACTCCCTGCGTGCGGGATATCACATGAATTGCATGTGGCTGGATGATCAACTGGCTGGCTACATTGTCATGATGCATGTGGTCGATGAGTTTCACTTGCTGAATTTGTCGATACGTCTGGATCTTCAGGGTTTGGGGCACGGCAAGCACTTGCTGCAGTGGGGTATGACCCAGGCCAGGATGATCGGGGCCACGGGCATGTTGCTTGAAGTCCGACCCAGCAACACCACAGCAAAAACGCTGTATGACAAGGAAGGATTCAAGTTGATTGGTGCGCGCAAGAATTATTACCCATCGCACCTTGGGCGCGAGGACGCTTTGGTCATGTTCAAACGATTTGCAGGAGTACAGGAGTGA
- the tsaB gene encoding tRNA (adenosine(37)-N6)-threonylcarbamoyltransferase complex dimerization subunit type 1 TsaB, producing MAPQFILSISTSSGVAKVACVTKPVLNALAPPIAFSFEIVDYKSQSALLLPTMRQHLNAANLEPEQCAAIAVDVGPGGFTSLRTACGVAQGLATAWNVPTVPLSSFECMLSKMDTESPVTVLMDARLNEVYMATLSRPHQGTVWIQQPCLLGVSELHTVREGHVIADSFTANLLAAHNRVVQVGDVSAVQLALLAWQELEAGRVSEPFDCQPQYVRDKVAQTTSERMAAKHGVV from the coding sequence ATGGCGCCTCAATTCATTCTGTCGATCAGCACCAGTTCAGGTGTGGCCAAGGTGGCTTGCGTCACGAAACCTGTTCTGAATGCACTGGCTCCGCCAATCGCATTCAGTTTTGAGATAGTGGATTACAAAAGTCAGTCTGCCTTGTTGCTGCCCACCATGAGGCAACACTTGAATGCGGCCAATCTTGAACCGGAACAATGTGCGGCAATTGCAGTGGATGTGGGCCCTGGTGGGTTTACCAGCTTGCGTACTGCCTGCGGTGTGGCACAAGGCCTGGCGACTGCGTGGAATGTACCCACGGTGCCCTTGAGCAGTTTTGAGTGCATGCTTTCCAAAATGGATACCGAATCCCCGGTCACGGTGTTGATGGATGCGCGCTTGAATGAGGTTTACATGGCTACCCTTTCTCGCCCTCATCAAGGTACTGTGTGGATCCAACAACCTTGTTTGCTGGGGGTCAGTGAACTGCACACCGTTCGCGAAGGCCATGTGATTGCAGATTCTTTTACTGCCAATTTGCTGGCAGCGCACAATCGGGTTGTGCAGGTAGGTGACGTGTCGGCCGTTCAACTGGCTTTGCTGGCCTGGCAGGAATTGGAAGCAGGGCGTGTCAGCGAACCATTTGATTGTCAGCCCCAATATGTTCGTGACAAAGTGGCACAAACCACTTCTGAAAGAATGGCAGCGAAGCATGGCGTTGTTTAG
- the ispF gene encoding 2-C-methyl-D-erythritol 2,4-cyclodiphosphate synthase, translated as MSELSRLRVGQGYDVHRLVEGRKLILGGVHIPSELGLLGHSDADALLHAITDAILGACSMGDIGTHFSDTDPQFEDADSGVLLQQVIEKATLKGFKLMNLDSTLICQSPKLAPHMAVMHQRVAQLCGLPVDSVNIKAKTNEKLGYLGRKEAIEAQAVVLMLRDK; from the coding sequence ATGAGCGAGTTAAGTCGCCTGCGCGTTGGCCAGGGTTACGACGTGCACCGTTTGGTGGAAGGTCGGAAACTGATTCTGGGTGGTGTGCACATTCCCTCGGAATTGGGCTTGTTGGGCCATTCCGATGCAGATGCCTTGTTGCACGCTATTACGGACGCGATATTGGGCGCCTGTTCCATGGGTGACATTGGCACACATTTCTCGGACACCGACCCGCAGTTTGAAGACGCAGACAGCGGGGTTCTGCTTCAACAAGTGATTGAAAAAGCAACCCTTAAGGGATTCAAGCTGATGAATCTGGATTCGACCCTGATTTGTCAAAGCCCCAAGTTGGCACCGCACATGGCGGTTATGCACCAGAGGGTTGCCCAACTTTGCGGGCTGCCTGTCGATTCAGTGAACATCAAGGCGAAAACCAATGAGAAGTTGGGTTATCTGGGGCGCAAGGAAGCGATTGAGGCCCAGGCAGTTGTCCTGATGCTCAGGGACAAATAA